Within the Setaria viridis chromosome 3, Setaria_viridis_v4.0, whole genome shotgun sequence genome, the region GTCAGATGAACAGAGTAATGCACCAATATTTAAAGAACTCACCGTTCTGACAATTTGCTCTTCAGAAAGACATAGACCTCTGGTTTCGGGTAGGTGGTGCCCCTTAAACAAagcaaaataaaattacataagTTTGGGAGCATGTGAAGTATTGTGCACACCGCATAACCATTTCATATCACTTACATTTTTCTCAGCCTCCAATGCTTCATTCAGAGCCTGTCTCTCAACCAAAAGTAATGGAATTTGCTGTtctactttcatgttcaatccttcaaaaaattcttgaatATCCATGTAAAGGTGTTGACATTCTGGAGTATCCATTATCGAAGAATTTAGGCATTCCAAGCAGAGTTTCCTCCCATCATCTAATGTTATGTACTTGATCTCCCTAGGCTGATTCCAAGTAAATAAGTGGCATTTTTCAAATGTTAGTGAAAAGTGAAAACTGAACGGCTTCCACCCAGGAACCGACCAGGGCAACTGTTCTCATTGACAGATATAAAACACCGCACTGACCTCCATTCGTTCACAACTGCAGCACCTAGGAGTGCCATCATCTTCATGGGAAGGACAGTACTTCTGCATCCAGAAAGGATGTGCTCGGTATTCGATGAGGCCATCTCTATTCGTTGGAATCTAGGGAAGTAAAACATAATAACCAGTTATATAGACAGATCAAAAATATAATTCTAACTAATACCTTCATGCTTATCCATACAATTGAATTGTGTACACTTACAAAGTTGTCACAAACATCACATTTTGGATGAAAAAACTCTTTGTAGCAGGATCTGTGGTATGGCTGATCATCATGCATAGCAAACTGCACAAAATCACTATCATCAATCAgttgatctaattttttttagcGAAAATCAGTTGATCTAATTGAAGAACACTAGTAAATGGAAACATTACTACTCCCTTATACCTCATACTCGGATATGGGCTTGTTGCAAGCAAAACATCTGAAGCAGTCGGGATGCCAAACTGAACCCATACAACTAAGGAAACGGCCATGGCCAATTGGGTTATGGCATCCAGCACAGGTCCTACACAAATAAAAGGATTTCTGGTCAAGTCAGTGCTAAAATGCTAATAGACAAACGGAACAGACCAAGAAATTTACAGCTGCACACGATGACTTAATTACACATGCCCTGGTAGCATATGTGTTTGCCTCTATATGTATTTATCATCCAATTAACAGTTGAATTTCATATCAGCCTGGGGGGGAGGGAACTCTACCTTGAAAGAACACATTTACTTTAAGTgcaaaaaaatggaaaactcTCATATTTATTTTGTGTACAATGTGCTCATGGATTTTGGTAAAATCACTGCCTTTGTCCAACTACCTATATGTCTACAGGGAGGGTAGCATGAGAAGACCATAATGTTTAGACCATTTTTCTAATAGAGAAATGAAACGGAAAGAGACTTTTATGACTTCTTACAACTAAAATACCAAATAAACCAGTGGAAGAAATAGGCACCTGAATCCACTTCCTGGGTAAACATGTGGAGGTGGCTCCTTTGCTGGAACATACTGTTGAGGAGGAACATCCTCAATAGGAACATTCCGTCGAGGAGGCACATTCTCAACAGGAACATTCTGTCGAGGAGGAGACTCGGCATTCAGGCTCTCCTGCAGCGCTCTTGCAAGTTGTTCGTCTTCCTCCAAATCATAGTGAGTATCTACGTCAAAATCAAGCAAATGGTGTATCATAGATCAGTTTCATTTCCAAAGCCATTGTTCCAAAGGATTTATGTAGGGAGTAAGGTAGTCAATAATGATAAAATAAACAAAGAAGTAGGAGGATATGAATAGTCAGGCCAGCACTAACCAATAGCTGCTTTCCCCTTATTTTGATCTTCCTCTGCTAGCGATAATGCAATAGCACGATCTATATCCTCATTATCACTGTCACCATAAGTATCCTACAGTAATGGGCATAAGCGACATTTGAATGACATTTCTTATGTCTCGGGAACATTCATTCTATAGAACATGAATAATCACATTAAAGGTATAAGCCTAAAACTTTTTTTAGGCATAGGTTATATGAACAAGAAATGACTAGCAACAGTAGAAACTAGAAAGGATAAAGGAATGCACATGGCAGATTTTGTTTAACAGCAAAGCACATGCGTAGAGGCTTACTCTGTTGTAATCAGATGAATGGCCTTCATGCCAGTCTCCATCATAGTGACCCCTTGAAACTCTATTGTTTACTGAACCCTTGAAAATTTTATTTAACCAACTCATGATCTCGACCTTATGTGATGATCAGATTTCCTTTAGCCTGCAGCAAAGAACAGAACGGATTCAGAAGAACTCAGAGAAACCACTGAGTTACAACTACAAATGGAAAATATGTTTTCTGGACAACCACAAATGGAAAGGGTCTCATTCATCAGTGAGCATCTTTTCTGTATTAGTAGCAAAAGGCATAGCATGACTGGAAAAGCAGGGAATTGCTAATCCCATACCTTAGGGAGAGTGGAAGGATGAAAGCGCCAAAAAGTTACGAACCCAGTATGTTCTCAACAATTCAAACCTGTGCCAAAACAGAAACCAATTAGTACAGTAAAGGAAAACGATAGTGAAGCTGAAGGGAGCAAATTAATTGATCTCACACTAAGAGAATGAAGAATCACGGACATCGATCCTTGAGCTTGCGATTAATTACGAATTCAATCAACAAAGGGACTCACAGTTTTATCAAAACCAGCTAAGATAACCGGCGATCATCCTTTCCCCCCCAATCCCCTGCGAGTAAACAGTATCAGACCACTAAGCCCAATCCAAACACAATATCAAAACCTTCACATCAACAAAGCTTCTCACCTCGAAGTAACCCGGAACTCCCAAGAAGAGAGGCTCAAGCTCCGCAATCGCTGGGCCACAAACCAAGAAGGCGCGGATGAGCCGCTTGAGTGTGAGCCAGCGAGCGACAGGCTAACCGCCGGTCGCAGAAATAAAGCCCgtttttttcccctccccttttcCTTGATCCAAGAACAAGGAACGCCCACCCCCACCCGCCCCGCCCGCAGGATAAAGAAAGAGGAGACGGGAAAGCCAGCGAGGGCGCGGGCGACAAGTAGGTGCGCGGCCAGATTCCGGAGGGGGGTGGGAAGAGGACAAGGGGCGGGGAAGGAGGGAGGCGGAAGCGAAAGGAAGGAGCCGAGGCGTGACATGGACGGCAGGGCGGGAGGCGGAGTAGTGGAGACAGCAGCAGCCGGGTCAGAAAAGCTAagcgaggggggaggggaggggagggg harbors:
- the LOC117849889 gene encoding protein DA1-related 1; translation: MSWLNKIFKGSVNNRVSRGHYDGDWHEGHSSDYNRDTYGDSDNEDIDRAIALSLAEEDQNKGKAAIDTHYDLEEDEQLARALQESLNAESPPRQNVPVENVPPRRNVPIEDVPPQQYVPAKEPPPHVYPGSGFRTCAGCHNPIGHGRFLSCMGSVWHPDCFRCFACNKPISEYEFAMHDDQPYHRSCYKEFFHPKCDVCDNFIPTNRDGLIEYRAHPFWMQKYCPSHEDDGTPRCCSCERMEPREIKYITLDDGRKLCLECLNSSIMDTPECQHLYMDIQEFFEGLNMKVEQQIPLLLVERQALNEALEAEKNGHHLPETRGLCLSEEQIVRTILKRPQIGPGNRILDMITGPYKLSRRCEVTAILILYGLPRLQTGSILAHEMMHAYLRLKGFRNLSMAVEEGICQVLSHLWLESEIIAGSSSNVASSSAASSSSSSSSAPTSSKKGAKTEFEKKLGAFIKNQIETDSSEAYGDGFRAGYPAVERYGLRRTLDHIKLTGSFPY